One genomic window of Polynucleobacter sp. HIN11 includes the following:
- a CDS encoding DsrE family protein, producing the protein MKAFVRTVLMGFLAIALTIGSNLAKAESTRVVYHIDDAATQGLKGLRNIRNHLDVSPQTKIIVVTHANGVDILMEGGKDKNGTEYAPLVAALKSRGVRFEVCEITLRNRNLKRDQFILDAEFTPSGVVRIADLQFKDKYAYIRP; encoded by the coding sequence ATGAAAGCATTCGTTCGTACAGTATTGATGGGCTTTCTAGCCATCGCTTTAACGATTGGCTCTAATTTAGCAAAAGCCGAATCAACCCGGGTGGTTTATCACATCGATGATGCGGCTACCCAAGGCTTAAAAGGCTTACGCAATATACGCAATCACCTCGATGTCTCACCACAGACCAAAATTATTGTGGTGACCCATGCCAACGGGGTCGATATTCTGATGGAGGGTGGCAAAGACAAGAATGGAACCGAATACGCTCCACTGGTTGCCGCTTTAAAGTCTCGTGGGGTACGTTTTGAGGTCTGCGAGATTACCCTGCGCAATCGTAACCTCAAGCGCGACCAATTTATCCTAGATGCCGAGTTCACCCCCTCTGGCGTGGTTCGGATTGCTGACCTGCAATTTAAGGACAAATACGCCTATATCCGACCCTGA
- the soxB gene encoding thiosulfohydrolase SoxB — protein sequence MSFSRREFLQALAVASAGGMSLQSNFSHAQSAAQKFYDLPKFGNVHFLHFTDCHAQLLPIYFREPNVNLGIGAQEGKPPHLVGEYLLKFYGVKPGTRDAHAFTYLDFASAAKTYGKVGGFAHLATLVKQIKASRPGALLLDGGDTWQGSGTALWTNGQDMVDACLAMGVDVMTPHWEMTLGEKRVMEIVEKDFRGKVSFVAQNIKTADFGDAVFAPYAMKTMNGIQVAVVGQAFPYTPIANPRYFTPNWTFGIQEENMQKVVDEARAKGAKVVVVLSHNGMDVDLKMASRVRGIDAIMGGHTHDGVPAPVKVKNPGGVTLVTNAGSNGKFLGVLDFDVKGGKVSDFRYKLLPVFSNLLPADAGMSALIKKIRAPYESKLAEKLAVTDGLLYRRGNFNGSFDQVILDGLLKQKNAEISFSPGFRWGTSLLPGESITMEHLLDQTAITYPYTTVTNMSGEMIKTVLEDVADNLFNPDPYYQQGGDMVRVGGLQYTIDPAGGAGKRISEMRLNGNLIEAGKTYKVAGWAPVSEEAKNAGGEAIWDLMARHLREVKTIKAVKLNEPVIKGVKGNPGMAPI from the coding sequence ATGTCTTTTAGTAGACGGGAGTTTCTGCAAGCCCTTGCAGTGGCATCGGCTGGTGGAATGAGCTTGCAGTCCAATTTTTCTCATGCTCAAAGTGCTGCACAGAAGTTTTATGACCTGCCAAAGTTTGGCAATGTGCACTTCTTGCATTTCACGGATTGCCATGCGCAATTGCTCCCAATCTACTTTCGTGAACCCAATGTCAATTTAGGCATTGGCGCACAAGAAGGCAAGCCACCCCATTTGGTGGGCGAGTATCTATTGAAGTTTTATGGAGTGAAGCCTGGCACGCGTGATGCCCATGCGTTTACCTATTTAGACTTCGCTTCTGCAGCGAAGACTTATGGCAAGGTCGGCGGCTTTGCTCATCTTGCTACTTTGGTAAAACAAATTAAGGCGAGCCGACCTGGCGCTTTATTGCTTGATGGGGGCGATACCTGGCAAGGCTCAGGAACGGCATTATGGACCAATGGTCAGGATATGGTAGATGCCTGTCTAGCGATGGGTGTCGATGTGATGACCCCCCATTGGGAAATGACCTTGGGTGAGAAACGCGTCATGGAGATTGTGGAGAAGGATTTCCGGGGCAAGGTCTCATTTGTCGCTCAAAACATTAAGACTGCCGACTTTGGTGATGCGGTCTTTGCACCCTATGCGATGAAGACCATGAATGGTATTCAGGTTGCCGTGGTTGGCCAGGCATTCCCATACACACCGATTGCGAACCCGCGTTATTTCACGCCCAACTGGACCTTTGGTATTCAAGAAGAGAATATGCAAAAGGTGGTTGATGAAGCGCGTGCGAAGGGTGCAAAAGTCGTTGTGGTGCTCTCGCACAATGGCATGGATGTGGATTTAAAGATGGCCTCTCGAGTGCGAGGGATTGATGCCATCATGGGCGGTCATACGCACGATGGCGTTCCAGCCCCAGTCAAAGTGAAAAATCCAGGTGGCGTCACCTTAGTTACGAATGCTGGATCGAACGGTAAGTTCTTGGGCGTTTTGGATTTTGATGTGAAGGGGGGCAAAGTAAGCGACTTCCGCTACAAACTTCTACCGGTATTCTCCAACTTATTGCCCGCAGACGCAGGGATGAGTGCTTTGATTAAGAAGATTCGGGCACCGTATGAGTCTAAGCTTGCTGAGAAGCTCGCAGTGACCGATGGCCTCTTGTATCGCCGTGGTAACTTCAATGGTAGTTTTGATCAAGTGATCTTAGATGGTCTCTTAAAGCAAAAGAATGCGGAGATTTCATTCTCGCCCGGCTTCCGTTGGGGCACCTCCTTATTGCCTGGTGAGTCGATCACGATGGAGCATCTACTCGATCAGACCGCGATTACTTATCCCTACACCACGGTCACCAATATGAGTGGTGAGATGATCAAAACCGTATTGGAAGACGTCGCTGATAATTTATTCAACCCCGATCCCTACTACCAACAGGGTGGTGATATGGTGCGGGTCGGTGGCTTGCAATATACGATTGATCCAGCGGGTGGTGCTGGCAAACGCATTTCTGAGATGCGCTTAAATGGCAATCTGATTGAGGCAGGTAAGACCTATAAAGTAGCTGGCTGGGCGCCGGTTTCGGAAGAGGCAAAGAATGCCGGCGGCGAAGCCATTTGGGATCTAATGGCACGTCACTTACGGGAGGTGAAGACCATTAAGGCGGTGAAGCTTAATGAGCCTGTCATTAAAGGTGTCAAGGGTAATCCGGGGATGGCCCCTATTTAG
- the soxX gene encoding sulfur oxidation c-type cytochrome SoxX, translating into MKNKYLITAATLLALPMGSAFADAKFDKMMKDSFQTKGIASIDRLKQDAAQKYCSDPAVLAGKGNPKQAESIQKANMASIKQPADGKYIGDWKAGERVAQSGRGATWSDKADAVNGGGCYNCHQINKAELSYGNIGPSLWNYGKLRGYSKEVVTYTWNRIYNSKAYNVCSNMPRFGHFNLLTEKQMQDVMALLLDPNSPVNQ; encoded by the coding sequence ATGAAGAATAAATATCTAATTACAGCAGCAACATTATTGGCGTTACCCATGGGGTCTGCCTTCGCCGATGCAAAGTTTGACAAGATGATGAAGGATAGTTTTCAAACGAAAGGCATTGCCTCGATTGATCGTCTGAAGCAAGACGCAGCACAAAAGTATTGCTCGGACCCTGCGGTATTAGCAGGTAAAGGCAACCCTAAGCAGGCTGAGTCGATTCAGAAGGCCAATATGGCAAGCATTAAGCAACCCGCTGATGGCAAATACATCGGCGACTGGAAGGCCGGTGAGCGAGTTGCGCAGAGTGGTCGCGGCGCGACCTGGAGTGATAAAGCGGATGCGGTGAATGGTGGTGGTTGCTATAACTGTCATCAAATTAATAAAGCAGAACTTTCCTACGGAAACATCGGCCCAAGCCTCTGGAACTACGGCAAGCTACGCGGCTACAGCAAAGAAGTTGTGACCTATACCTGGAATCGGATTTATAACTCGAAGGCTTATAACGTGTGCAGTAATATGCCGCGCTTTGGTCACTTCAATTTGTTGACCGAGAAACAAATGCAAGACGTGATGGCCTTGTTATTAGATCCGAACTCCCCCGTTAATCAGTAA
- the soxA gene encoding sulfur oxidation c-type cytochrome SoxA has protein sequence MRQHWTRGALFVSSLFVLQACTTPEPPKKAAAPAPAPQAAAAAPAGAPTAEIEKYRAMIADGNPSDLYEMAGEELWKKAMGPKNATLEKCDLGLGPGVVKGVYAVLPKYFKDTNKVQDLESRIVTCMERLQGFDAKEIIAGNFGQGKRKDVEAIVAYVVANSKGSTINVSVKHPKEKEMYELGKKSFFYQAGPMDFSCASCHADPGKRIRLQDLPDLTQQKGAALGWGAWPAYRVSSGTFWTMQYRLNDCYRQQRFPEPIYISDDTIAVSMYMAVTANGGKMAAPGLKR, from the coding sequence ATGAGACAACATTGGACTCGCGGGGCACTGTTTGTGTCGTCGCTATTTGTTCTGCAAGCATGTACTACGCCTGAGCCACCTAAGAAAGCAGCGGCTCCCGCGCCCGCTCCACAGGCAGCCGCTGCTGCCCCGGCCGGCGCACCAACGGCTGAGATTGAGAAGTACCGTGCGATGATTGCTGATGGTAATCCCTCTGATTTGTATGAAATGGCTGGTGAGGAACTATGGAAGAAAGCCATGGGCCCCAAGAACGCCACTCTAGAAAAGTGTGATCTTGGTTTAGGGCCTGGTGTTGTGAAAGGTGTCTATGCTGTGTTGCCTAAGTACTTCAAAGACACCAATAAAGTTCAAGACCTTGAGTCACGCATTGTGACCTGCATGGAACGTCTACAAGGTTTCGATGCAAAAGAAATCATTGCTGGTAATTTTGGTCAAGGCAAGCGCAAAGATGTCGAAGCGATTGTCGCTTATGTAGTTGCGAACTCCAAAGGTTCAACCATTAATGTTTCGGTGAAGCATCCGAAAGAGAAAGAAATGTACGAACTTGGTAAGAAGTCATTCTTCTATCAAGCCGGGCCAATGGATTTCTCATGCGCTTCCTGCCATGCTGATCCTGGTAAGCGGATTCGCTTGCAAGATTTGCCTGATTTAACCCAACAAAAGGGCGCCGCGCTCGGTTGGGGTGCTTGGCCAGCGTATCGCGTATCAAGCGGTACCTTCTGGACCATGCAATACCGTTTGAACGATTGTTATCGTCAGCAACGTTTCCCAGAGCCGATCTATATATCCGATGACACGATTGCGGTATCGATGTATATGGCCGTCACGGCAAATGGCGGCAAGATGGCCGCTCCTGGTTTGAAACGCTAA
- the soxZ gene encoding thiosulfate oxidation carrier complex protein SoxZ: protein MSDPMRVRATESGGVVDVKILMKHDMETGQRKDASGKAIPAWFISTVTAKANGKDVFVGEFGPAVSKDPFLNFKYKGAKGDKVTVSWVDNKGGKRTDEATVS from the coding sequence ATGTCAGATCCGATGCGCGTACGAGCAACCGAGAGCGGCGGTGTAGTGGATGTCAAAATCCTAATGAAACATGATATGGAAACTGGTCAACGCAAAGATGCGTCTGGCAAGGCGATTCCAGCATGGTTTATTAGCACCGTAACTGCCAAAGCCAATGGTAAAGATGTCTTTGTGGGCGAGTTTGGCCCAGCAGTATCCAAAGACCCATTCTTGAACTTCAAGTACAAAGGCGCCAAAGGCGACAAAGTCACCGTTAGCTGGGTTGATAACAAGGGTGGCAAACGGACCGATGAGGCAACCGTTTCGTAA
- the soxY gene encoding thiosulfate oxidation carrier protein SoxY, which produces MDMQRRDVLKYSAIFGLMASAGLITPAQAQEWNKAAFEGKTLDDVFKVLGAGKPETSAAITMIAPDIAENGAVVPVGINTTLKAQQMAILVDKNPSALAAQFFIPAGTEPFVTTRIKMGQTSNVYALVKADNKWSVAVKEVKVTLGGCGG; this is translated from the coding sequence ATGGATATGCAACGACGTGATGTACTGAAATACTCAGCCATCTTTGGCTTGATGGCTTCAGCAGGTTTGATTACTCCCGCACAAGCGCAAGAGTGGAACAAAGCCGCCTTTGAAGGTAAAACTTTGGATGATGTGTTCAAAGTGCTAGGTGCTGGTAAGCCAGAGACCTCGGCAGCAATTACCATGATCGCACCCGATATTGCCGAGAACGGCGCCGTGGTTCCTGTTGGCATTAATACCACCCTCAAGGCCCAGCAAATGGCAATTTTGGTGGATAAGAACCCCAGCGCACTCGCTGCTCAGTTTTTCATTCCAGCCGGGACCGAGCCATTTGTTACAACTCGTATCAAGATGGGTCAAACCTCCAATGTCTACGCTTTAGTAAAAGCCGATAACAAGTGGAGTGTGGCCGTGAAAGAAGTGAAAGTAACCCTCGGTGGTTGCGGCGGTTAA
- a CDS encoding c-type cytochrome, translating to MKVRNLVGKMAVLSSAALFAGAVYASPGELFKKNGCAACHAPAAKMVGPSLADIANKYKGQADAQAKLEKKVKAGGSGVWGPIPMPAQAQLSDADNKAIVQWILSGAK from the coding sequence ATGAAAGTTCGTAATTTAGTTGGAAAAATGGCAGTGCTTAGTTCGGCGGCTCTATTCGCAGGTGCGGTCTATGCCTCCCCAGGAGAGCTATTTAAAAAGAATGGCTGCGCCGCATGCCATGCTCCAGCTGCCAAAATGGTTGGCCCCTCATTGGCAGATATTGCTAATAAATACAAAGGTCAAGCCGACGCCCAAGCGAAGTTAGAGAAGAAGGTCAAGGCCGGAGGATCAGGTGTTTGGGGTCCAATTCCAATGCCTGCTCAAGCGCAGTTATCGGATGCTGATAACAAAGCGATCGTGCAGTGGATCTTGAGTGGAGCAAAATAA